A single Lolium perenne isolate Kyuss_39 chromosome 6, Kyuss_2.0, whole genome shotgun sequence DNA region contains:
- the LOC127307096 gene encoding CLIP-associated protein isoform X4 produces MEAALEAARSKDTKERLAGVERLHEALEAAARRGLTAAEVTSLVDTCMDLTKDANFRVAQGGLHALSAAAVLAGEHFKMHLNALVPAAVERLGDGKQPVRDASRQLLVTLMEVSSPTIIVERAGSYAWTHKSWRVREEFVRTLATAVGLFASTELLLQRVFLSPVLQLLNDLNQSVREAAISCIQEMYKNMGSQFHEELQRHNLPSYMLKEINSRLDKIEPKVPSSDGARVQYRAMERSVSAHPKRSSPRKKNTSRESTLFGEVLYVLSYGCHD; encoded by the exons ATGGAGGCGGCGCTGGAGGCGGCGCGCTCCAAGGACACGAAGGAGCGTCTGGCCGGGGTGGAGCGGCTGCACGAGGCGCTGGAGGCCGCGGCGCGGCGCGGGCTGACGGCGGCGGAGGTGACGTCGCTGGTTGACACCTGCATGGATCTGACCAAAGACGCCAACTTCCGGGTCGCGCAGGGCGGGCTGCACGCGCTCTCAGCCGCCGCGGTGCTCGCCGGCGAGCACTTCAAGATGCACCTGAATGCCCTCGTTCCTGCCGCCGTCGAGCGCCTCGGCGATGGCAAGCAGCCTGTCCGTGACGCTTCCCGGCAGCTCCTGGTCACGCTCATGGAG GTGTCTTCTCCAACAATCATTGTTGAAAGAGCTGGAAGTTATGCTTGGACTCACAAGAGCTGGAGGGTGCGAGAAGAGTTTGTTCGCACCCTTGCGACAGCAGTTGGGCTTTTCGCTTCTACAGAGCTCCTTCTACAGCGAGTGTTTCTTTCACCT GTCCTGCAATTGTTAAATGATTTGAACCAAAGTGTTAGAGAGGCTGCAATCTCCTGTATTCAG GAGATGTACAAAAATATGGGATCTCAGTTCCATGAAGAGTTACAGCGCCATAACCTACCTTCTTATATG CTAAAGGAAATAAATTCAAGATTGGATAAAATAGAACCAAAGGTTCCCTCATCTGATGGGGCCAGAGTGCAATATAGGGCCATGGAAAGATCTGTTAGTGCTCATCCCAAAAGAAGCAGTCCAAGGAAAAAAAACACATCAAGGGAAAGCACATTATTTGGAG AGGTTCTCTATGTACTATCTTATGGATGCCACGATTAG
- the LOC127307096 gene encoding CLIP-associated protein isoform X3 gives MEAALEAARSKDTKERLAGVERLHEALEAAARRGLTAAEVTSLVDTCMDLTKDANFRVAQGGLHALSAAAVLAGEHFKMHLNALVPAAVERLGDGKQPVRDASRQLLVTLMEVSSPTIIVERAGSYAWTHKSWRVREEFVRTLATAVGLFASTELLLQRVFLSPVLQLLNDLNQSVREAAISCIQEMYKNMGSQFHEELQRHNLPSYMLKEINSRLDKIEPKVPSSDGARVQYRAMERSVSAHPKRSSPRKKNTSRESTLFGGDTDITEKPVEPIRVHSEKELVREIEKIASALNPEKDWSIRIAAMQRIEALVYGGAIDYPSFFMLLKQLVHPLSSQLCDRRSSIVKQCILL, from the exons ATGGAGGCGGCGCTGGAGGCGGCGCGCTCCAAGGACACGAAGGAGCGTCTGGCCGGGGTGGAGCGGCTGCACGAGGCGCTGGAGGCCGCGGCGCGGCGCGGGCTGACGGCGGCGGAGGTGACGTCGCTGGTTGACACCTGCATGGATCTGACCAAAGACGCCAACTTCCGGGTCGCGCAGGGCGGGCTGCACGCGCTCTCAGCCGCCGCGGTGCTCGCCGGCGAGCACTTCAAGATGCACCTGAATGCCCTCGTTCCTGCCGCCGTCGAGCGCCTCGGCGATGGCAAGCAGCCTGTCCGTGACGCTTCCCGGCAGCTCCTGGTCACGCTCATGGAG GTGTCTTCTCCAACAATCATTGTTGAAAGAGCTGGAAGTTATGCTTGGACTCACAAGAGCTGGAGGGTGCGAGAAGAGTTTGTTCGCACCCTTGCGACAGCAGTTGGGCTTTTCGCTTCTACAGAGCTCCTTCTACAGCGAGTGTTTCTTTCACCT GTCCTGCAATTGTTAAATGATTTGAACCAAAGTGTTAGAGAGGCTGCAATCTCCTGTATTCAG GAGATGTACAAAAATATGGGATCTCAGTTCCATGAAGAGTTACAGCGCCATAACCTACCTTCTTATATG CTAAAGGAAATAAATTCAAGATTGGATAAAATAGAACCAAAGGTTCCCTCATCTGATGGGGCCAGAGTGCAATATAGGGCCATGGAAAGATCTGTTAGTGCTCATCCCAAAAGAAGCAGTCCAAGGAAAAAAAACACATCAAGGGAAAGCACATTATTTGGAG GTGATACAGATATTACTGAAAAACCAGTTGAACCCATAAGAGTTCATTCAGAGAAAGAATTAGTTAGAGAGATTGAGAAGATTGCATCTGCCCTTAATCCAGAGAAGGACTGGTCTATACGTATAGCTGCAATGCAAAGGATTGAAGCCTTGGTTTATGGAG GCGCAATTGATTACCCATCATTTTTCATGCTCTTGAAGCAGCTAGTTCATCCATTGTCCTCTCAGCTATGCGACCGACGGTCTAGCATTGTAAAGCAG TGTATACTATTGTAG